Proteins co-encoded in one Flavobacteriaceae bacterium MAR_2009_75 genomic window:
- a CDS encoding signal transduction histidine kinase: protein MRYCLIIFMVLLIALKGNSQHIKFGHYDDDNGLSHNSIRHIAQDEYGFLWFGTFSGLNRFDGYQFKSYLSTSTDRESIRNDDITALEIDEESNNLWIGTRGGLTQLKTDTQTFKTFLPDSSRDGGLPEEEIRSVYVDGFKRVWIGTRTKGLAIFYPDKEYFETVEIEGFEYVKTIFEDSRGNIWIGSFDTGGVAKINLDAKGGIVQITRYDLDIPNSVEKNPYINFIYEDHKEDIFVGTRKGLYKFDKENKNFENLYISNAALRTNLGPYFLSVARAPGGKYWVGTLGGLIECDRLEDINQEKFTLHQSVLSDNTSLVDNLVSALYFDASGVLWIGTEDGLDKYDPYENQFSLNRDISKFIGNKAPRIRGFARTHDGKVIVATRHNGLFVSQDESFIPLLQYRSDISTIYSYDGKIFYCGLWNGKVLIYDYPNKSEQTVDVGFDGAPITAIMKISEEQLLVGSFGEGAVTFDIRKSNHVPVDRLLEGYEINALAKEKNGTIWLATENGAVKLKHGRQDYTAYDIRTQDRHTSGDIADVSDIAIDGEGKIWASSRYGLSVYDAEEDRFNILTEPDELSGRWVTDILVDRFDGLWLNMNNNSVAKFKPSRNEINIYHVSSGNRLDVFSSKGFYSSDGTNIYLAGKNGVIHFSAESLNQNLNTIKPVISEFRIANREIIPGMVVNDQVPLNEDINYSKTVELNYDNRNFSLQFSEPSFSNEKLNKFEYKLEGFDEDWIATNGYSRTVQYTNLFPDDYEFKIRSRNGNGQWSETVSYQIKILRPFWLTPQAFLIMLVVFGLIFYLVRKELDKRLKLRRELLTEKVNREHDVKLNNEKLRFFTNISHELRTPLTLILGPVKQLIDEGAGHVSDYQKSRYDLIHQNANRLFTLVNQVLDFRKAQSGELKLKTTRTDILAYSKNIFDSYKELAHNKNITFDFISENETINGWIDNDKYDKILYNLLSNALKFTPDFGHVDLFLRFNEKTGFLTVEVSDDGIGIPKKSQEKIFNRFYQASSGKQNNTGSGIGLSLVQSLVNLHKGSIRVSSAPSKGSVFTFELPIERHFYKNSEVFEFVLPSAEQNTELKGNMPKKTIQNTDLKQKVLVVDDNVELRKYLVDYLSGFYKVYEAENGKEALKMCRQIKPTICISDIMMPVMTGLEFCKRLKNDQFISHIPVVLLTALSDNKDKVKGYGTGADGYLVKPFDPSLLKTMIENIIKSRLDLKAKFSDETESEVSLLTHSPVDEQLMRKISGLIDKNLDRADLSTTFLCQELGMSSSKLYQKIKELTDLAPKEFIRTVRLKKSATLLKTKKYNVSEVTTLIGFNDPLYFSRCFKKQFGYPPSKLIK, encoded by the coding sequence ATGAGATATTGTCTTATCATTTTTATGGTGTTATTGATTGCTTTAAAGGGCAATTCTCAGCATATTAAATTCGGTCATTACGATGATGATAATGGGCTTTCGCATAATTCTATAAGGCATATAGCACAAGATGAATATGGGTTTTTATGGTTCGGAACTTTTTCGGGCCTAAACAGATTCGATGGTTATCAATTCAAGTCTTACCTAAGTACCTCTACCGATCGGGAATCGATACGTAATGATGATATTACGGCTTTAGAGATAGATGAAGAATCTAATAACCTCTGGATCGGTACTCGGGGAGGGCTTACACAACTTAAAACGGACACTCAAACCTTCAAAACGTTCTTACCTGACTCAAGTAGAGACGGTGGCTTACCAGAAGAAGAGATACGGTCAGTTTATGTTGATGGTTTTAAAAGGGTGTGGATTGGTACGAGAACTAAGGGCTTGGCCATTTTTTATCCTGATAAAGAATATTTCGAAACTGTTGAAATCGAAGGTTTCGAATACGTAAAAACTATTTTCGAAGATAGTAGGGGTAATATTTGGATCGGAAGTTTTGATACTGGTGGTGTAGCTAAAATTAATCTTGATGCCAAAGGCGGAATTGTACAGATTACACGCTATGATCTAGATATACCCAATTCTGTAGAAAAGAACCCTTATATCAATTTTATTTATGAAGATCATAAAGAAGACATATTCGTCGGTACTCGAAAAGGACTTTATAAATTTGATAAAGAGAATAAGAACTTTGAAAACCTCTACATCTCCAATGCGGCGCTTCGAACAAATCTTGGGCCCTATTTTTTGTCGGTTGCTCGGGCTCCTGGTGGTAAATACTGGGTAGGTACTTTGGGCGGCCTTATAGAGTGTGATCGTCTCGAAGATATAAATCAAGAAAAATTCACCTTGCACCAATCTGTACTATCCGATAATACTTCGCTGGTAGATAATTTGGTTTCAGCCCTATATTTTGATGCTTCTGGAGTATTGTGGATCGGAACTGAAGACGGCCTCGATAAATATGACCCGTATGAAAACCAATTTAGTCTCAATAGGGATATATCTAAATTTATTGGCAACAAAGCACCTAGAATTAGAGGTTTTGCACGAACTCATGATGGTAAAGTTATTGTGGCAACACGTCATAATGGACTCTTCGTCTCGCAAGATGAAAGTTTCATACCTCTTCTTCAGTATCGCAGCGATATTTCTACTATCTATTCCTACGATGGTAAAATTTTTTACTGCGGTCTTTGGAACGGGAAGGTTTTGATATATGACTACCCCAACAAAAGCGAACAAACCGTTGATGTTGGTTTTGATGGGGCACCGATAACCGCAATCATGAAAATATCGGAAGAACAACTTTTAGTTGGATCGTTCGGAGAAGGCGCAGTTACTTTTGATATAAGAAAATCAAATCATGTACCTGTCGATAGACTTTTAGAAGGGTATGAAATTAATGCCTTGGCCAAAGAGAAAAATGGTACGATATGGCTGGCTACTGAAAATGGCGCAGTAAAATTGAAACATGGCCGTCAAGATTATACGGCTTATGATATACGTACCCAAGATAGACATACCAGTGGTGATATAGCAGATGTAAGTGACATTGCGATAGACGGTGAGGGTAAAATATGGGCATCTTCGAGATACGGGCTAAGTGTTTATGATGCCGAAGAAGACCGATTCAATATTTTGACCGAACCAGATGAACTTTCAGGAAGATGGGTTACCGATATATTGGTCGATCGATTCGATGGTCTTTGGTTGAATATGAACAATAATAGTGTGGCTAAATTCAAACCATCTCGAAATGAGATTAATATTTATCATGTAAGTAGTGGTAATAGATTAGATGTATTTAGCTCAAAAGGGTTTTATAGTTCAGATGGTACTAATATCTATTTGGCGGGTAAAAATGGTGTTATTCATTTCTCGGCAGAATCACTGAACCAAAATCTAAATACGATTAAACCGGTTATTTCAGAATTTAGAATAGCGAACAGAGAAATTATTCCAGGCATGGTCGTTAATGATCAAGTGCCCTTAAATGAGGATATAAATTATAGCAAAACTGTTGAGTTAAATTATGATAACAGAAATTTTTCATTACAATTTTCAGAGCCTTCTTTTTCGAATGAAAAACTGAATAAGTTTGAATATAAGCTCGAAGGTTTCGATGAAGATTGGATCGCTACCAATGGTTACTCAAGAACGGTGCAGTATACTAATTTGTTTCCTGACGATTATGAGTTCAAAATAAGATCGAGAAACGGTAATGGACAGTGGAGCGAAACCGTTTCTTATCAAATAAAAATTCTACGACCGTTTTGGCTTACCCCTCAAGCATTTCTAATAATGCTGGTAGTGTTCGGATTGATATTTTACTTGGTCAGAAAAGAATTGGATAAACGTCTCAAATTAAGAAGAGAACTTCTGACCGAAAAGGTAAACCGAGAACATGATGTGAAATTGAATAACGAGAAGTTGAGATTTTTCACTAATATTTCACATGAGCTACGCACTCCTCTTACATTAATACTTGGTCCTGTGAAGCAATTGATTGATGAAGGGGCCGGTCATGTTTCCGATTATCAAAAAAGTAGGTACGACCTTATTCACCAGAATGCAAATAGGTTGTTCACCCTGGTAAACCAAGTTCTTGATTTCAGAAAGGCTCAAAGTGGCGAACTAAAACTAAAAACTACTAGAACAGATATTCTGGCCTACTCAAAGAATATTTTCGATTCGTATAAAGAACTTGCGCACAATAAGAATATCACCTTCGATTTTATTTCAGAAAATGAAACCATAAATGGATGGATAGACAATGATAAATATGATAAAATACTTTATAATTTGTTGTCCAATGCTTTAAAGTTCACCCCTGATTTTGGTCACGTAGACTTGTTTTTGAGGTTCAATGAGAAAACAGGGTTTTTAACGGTAGAAGTTAGTGATGATGGAATTGGTATTCCTAAGAAAAGTCAAGAGAAAATATTCAATCGATTTTACCAAGCCTCATCCGGTAAACAGAATAATACCGGTTCTGGTATCGGTCTTTCACTAGTACAATCTTTGGTCAACTTGCACAAGGGTTCAATTAGGGTGAGTAGTGCACCTAGTAAGGGTAGTGTTTTTACGTTTGAATTACCTATAGAACGGCATTTCTATAAGAATAGTGAAGTTTTTGAATTTGTGTTGCCATCTGCTGAACAAAATACAGAACTGAAAGGGAACATGCCAAAAAAGACCATTCAGAATACCGATTTAAAACAAAAGGTTCTAGTCGTCGATGATAATGTAGAACTTCGTAAATATTTGGTTGATTATCTATCTGGGTTTTATAAGGTATACGAAGCCGAAAATGGTAAAGAGGCGCTCAAAATGTGCAGACAGATCAAACCTACAATTTGTATATCTGATATTATGATGCCAGTAATGACGGGCCTTGAGTTTTGTAAACGGCTCAAAAATGATCAGTTTATAAGTCATATTCCTGTAGTATTATTGACTGCGCTTTCCGATAATAAAGACAAAGTTAAAGGGTATGGTACAGGTGCCGATGGTTATTTGGTGAAGCCATTTGACCCTTCCTTGCTTAAAACAATGATCGAAAATATTATAAAATCACGTTTAGATCTGAAAGCGAAATTTTCTGATGAAACCGAGAGTGAGGTAAGTCTATTGACTCATTCTCCCGTAGATGAGCAGCTCATGAGAAAAATATCAGGTTTGATAGACAAAAATTTAGATAGAGCTGATCTATCTACCACTTTTTTATGTCAAGAACTGGGTATGAGTTCATCAAAGTTATATCAGAAAATTAAAGAACTCACAGATTTGGCGCCAAAAGAATTTATTAGAACGGTAAGGTTGAAGAAATCGGCTACTTTGTTAAAAACTAAAAAGTACAATGTTTCCGAGGTAACCACCCTAATAGGTTTTAATGATCCGCTTTATTTTAGTAGGTGCTTCAAAAAACAATTTGGCTACCCGCCGAGTAAATTGATTAAGTAA
- a CDS encoding response regulator receiver domain-containing protein: MNPLVMLIDDDLVSQFDMRIKLQRHGQSSEIISYDCPIEALKWFEDWQNAKETTRLPDILLLDWQMPKMDGFEFLEEAMARAIPLDQMDIYIASSYSNCLKEANEDVRSKVKRRFIKPLSRANVDIIFTNRSLKERV, from the coding sequence ATGAATCCACTGGTAATGTTAATAGATGATGATTTGGTATCTCAATTCGATATGCGAATCAAATTACAGCGTCACGGGCAGTCTTCTGAAATAATCTCTTACGATTGCCCCATAGAGGCCTTGAAATGGTTCGAAGACTGGCAAAATGCGAAAGAAACGACACGCCTGCCCGATATACTTTTACTAGATTGGCAAATGCCAAAGATGGACGGGTTCGAGTTTTTAGAAGAGGCCATGGCCCGTGCGATTCCATTAGACCAAATGGATATTTATATCGCTTCATCTTATAGCAATTGCTTAAAGGAAGCCAACGAAGATGTGCGATCAAAAGTAAAACGACGTTTTATAAAGCCCCTTAGCCGTGCCAATGTAGATATCATATTCACGAATCGCTCACTAAAAGAAAGAGTTTAA
- a CDS encoding TonB-linked SusC/RagA family outer membrane protein, whose product MTKILFGLKTLYFGFALLFTIHAQAQSTAVTGTVTSADDGFALPGVNVVVKGTTNGTVTDFDGKYSINVQDANATLVFSYIGFTKQEIPLNGQRVVNASMTEDATALEEVVLVGYGTQIKRQVTGSVQTIDAQELADLPVSQVTQKLQGKLAGVQINQTTGKPGQGMSVRIRGQLSVSGGSDPLYVIDGFPISGGINTLNPDEIEDITILKDAASTSLYGSRAANGVVLITTKKGTTGETNVSFNTSTGIQQVPERGRIDMMDAVEFAQFKKEYYEDQGDPVPEIFQDPSQYEGKTNDWYGALLRTSPVQNYNLTITSNKEKLRTAVVAGFFKQDGVVINSDYERYSLRVNLDYNVSDKVRLGFNVAPSYIKDNTPRSDGDRGTGILFNALHTWPIMPIYNPDGTRTTFNRFPADTGNIFSYANWLTSAEQIKNETQDVNILSNAFIEYEPIDGLTVKSSLNAELYNRQYEFFSPSTATYRINRPIPTDAEAIWEDRKDFSYLNENLVTYSKNIGDHSFSILGGFTYQKFRRDFSRVAADTFADDRLPTIQGAANINRGGTFDQVQEWSLVSFLSRLTYNYKGKYLLTGSIRRDGSSRFGSENRWGNFPSISAGWIASDETFMENQEAISLLKLRASYGVTGNNNIGNYTQYALINNTVNAVFDNEFVPGSAVSSLSNSNLGWETTKQFDIGLDLSLFNDRVSFIYDYYTKNTTNLLYNVQVPRESGFTNFSDNIGEIKFWGHEFALNTVNTTGKFRWTTNANISFNRNEVVSLAEGIDRVYGTFHITQVGKPFGQFYGHLSDGVYLNQQDLDSSPQVPGRSTVGSIKLVDVNGDGVITRGGDEDDRAIMGNPFPDFTYGITNTIKYGNFDFSIIGTGSQGNELLIRHLYSTANLDGVFNLVDGVKYRFRSEENPGRGFYGTTVGGGNVTGIERDWINDRFVADASYFNIRNITLGYTLDGVEKFFKSARIYGSIQNVHIFTKYWGGPNPEVSGESDGDGDGGNLSQGVDLSGYPVPRIFSIGLNLNF is encoded by the coding sequence ATGACAAAAATCCTATTTGGGTTAAAAACCTTGTATTTTGGTTTTGCCTTATTGTTTACAATTCATGCTCAGGCACAGAGTACTGCAGTGACCGGAACCGTCACTTCTGCCGATGATGGCTTTGCGCTTCCAGGAGTAAATGTAGTCGTCAAGGGTACTACAAATGGTACCGTAACCGACTTTGATGGAAAGTACAGTATTAATGTACAAGACGCCAACGCTACCTTAGTTTTCTCTTACATTGGTTTTACTAAGCAAGAAATACCACTTAACGGACAGCGTGTGGTGAATGCCAGTATGACCGAAGATGCTACTGCTTTAGAAGAAGTGGTATTGGTAGGGTATGGTACTCAGATCAAAAGACAGGTCACGGGTTCAGTACAGACAATCGATGCTCAAGAATTGGCCGATCTTCCAGTTTCACAAGTAACCCAGAAACTACAAGGTAAACTTGCCGGGGTACAGATTAATCAAACTACGGGTAAACCGGGTCAGGGTATGTCGGTTCGTATTAGGGGCCAATTGTCTGTTTCAGGTGGTAGTGACCCCTTATATGTTATCGATGGTTTTCCGATTTCGGGAGGCATCAATACATTGAACCCTGATGAGATTGAAGACATTACCATTCTCAAAGATGCCGCTTCAACTTCGCTTTATGGTTCAAGAGCGGCCAATGGTGTGGTTCTAATTACCACAAAAAAGGGAACAACGGGGGAGACTAATGTCAGTTTCAATACATCAACAGGCATACAACAAGTGCCCGAGAGAGGGCGCATCGATATGATGGATGCCGTAGAGTTCGCCCAATTCAAAAAGGAGTACTATGAGGATCAAGGTGATCCCGTGCCCGAAATCTTTCAGGATCCTTCGCAGTATGAAGGTAAGACCAACGACTGGTATGGAGCCCTATTACGAACCTCGCCGGTACAGAACTATAACCTCACCATAACCTCTAATAAAGAAAAACTTCGAACAGCAGTTGTCGCCGGGTTCTTCAAGCAAGACGGTGTCGTAATTAATTCAGACTATGAGCGATACTCTCTAAGAGTCAATTTAGATTATAACGTTTCTGATAAGGTAAGACTAGGCTTTAATGTTGCTCCTTCGTATATAAAGGATAATACACCAAGAAGTGATGGTGATAGGGGTACTGGTATTCTTTTCAATGCGTTGCACACTTGGCCGATAATGCCGATTTATAATCCAGATGGAACTCGAACTACCTTTAATCGTTTTCCAGCGGATACAGGAAATATATTTTCATATGCAAACTGGTTGACATCTGCCGAGCAAATCAAAAACGAGACACAAGATGTAAACATTCTATCTAACGCATTTATAGAGTATGAACCCATTGATGGTTTGACGGTCAAGTCGAGTTTAAATGCCGAATTGTATAATAGACAATATGAATTTTTTAGCCCTTCAACGGCTACCTATCGTATTAACCGACCTATACCGACCGATGCTGAGGCTATATGGGAGGATAGAAAAGACTTTTCCTATTTGAACGAAAATTTAGTGACCTATAGCAAAAATATTGGTGACCATAGTTTCTCTATTTTAGGAGGTTTTACCTATCAGAAATTCAGAAGGGATTTTAGTAGGGTTGCTGCCGATACTTTTGCAGATGACCGATTACCAACAATTCAAGGCGCTGCAAATATCAATAGGGGAGGTACTTTTGATCAGGTTCAAGAATGGAGCTTGGTCTCATTTCTTTCAAGGCTTACATATAACTACAAGGGTAAATACTTGTTGACAGGTTCTATTCGTAGAGATGGGTCTTCTCGTTTTGGTTCTGAAAACAGATGGGGTAATTTTCCTTCTATTTCTGCCGGTTGGATTGCTTCCGACGAAACCTTTATGGAAAACCAAGAGGCTATATCGCTCTTGAAACTTAGGGCAAGTTATGGTGTTACCGGTAACAATAATATTGGGAACTATACTCAATATGCTCTTATTAACAATACTGTGAATGCTGTTTTTGACAACGAGTTTGTTCCCGGTTCTGCGGTTAGCTCACTATCAAATTCAAACTTAGGTTGGGAGACCACCAAGCAATTTGATATTGGTTTAGACTTAAGTCTATTTAATGATAGGGTTTCTTTTATTTACGATTATTACACCAAGAACACCACCAATCTCTTATATAATGTACAAGTGCCAAGAGAATCTGGTTTTACTAATTTTAGCGATAACATCGGTGAAATTAAGTTTTGGGGCCATGAATTTGCATTGAATACGGTAAATACTACCGGTAAGTTTAGATGGACGACTAATGCCAATATTTCTTTTAACAGAAACGAAGTAGTGTCATTGGCCGAAGGTATAGACAGAGTGTACGGAACTTTTCATATAACCCAAGTCGGCAAGCCCTTTGGCCAGTTTTATGGGCATTTGTCTGATGGCGTATACCTGAACCAACAAGATTTAGATAGCTCACCACAGGTACCTGGCCGTTCTACCGTGGGTAGTATTAAATTGGTAGACGTTAACGGTGATGGTGTCATTACTAGGGGAGGTGATGAAGATGATCGTGCTATCATGGGCAATCCTTTTCCTGATTTCACTTATGGTATTACCAATACTATAAAATATGGAAATTTTGACTTTTCAATTATCGGTACAGGCTCTCAAGGTAATGAGTTATTGATACGTCATTTGTATAGTACCGCAAACCTCGATGGTGTGTTCAACTTGGTTGATGGGGTAAAGTATAGATTCAGATCGGAAGAAAACCCAGGTAGAGGTTTTTATGGCACCACAGTCGGTGGCGGTAATGTAACCGGTATCGAAAGAGACTGGATCAACGACCGTTTTGTTGCAGACGCATCCTATTTTAATATTCGTAATATAACTCTCGGTTATACATTGGATGGTGTAGAAAAGTTCTTCAAATCGGCTAGAATTTATGGTTCTATTCAGAACGTTCACATATTCACAAAATACTGGGGCGGACCAAACCCTGAAGTCAGTGGTGAATCAGATGGAGATGGAGATGGTGGTAACCTGAGCCAAGGCGTCGATCTATCCGGTTATCCTGTACCACGAATTTTTAGTATTGGATTAAACCTGAATTTCTAA
- a CDS encoding SusD-like starch-binding protein associating with outer membrane, with amino-acid sequence MKKIFLFLAILGVLGTGCEDELTIFPEDSLSVPTFYKTEVDFEQAVNGAYVPLRTIYNQSKAYLGEMHSDNTYYARNTAFGATEQQEDVADFAIPTDNGITTNNHVTNIYVDHYAIIARTNQILATIDEAEFDNAAKNNIKGQALFLRSFSYFDLVQFFGSVPMHLVPVLSREDAALPLSSPDDIYAQIIGDLETAISLLPPKSQQDPGRVTSGAARTLLGNIYIVREQWADAETQFQAVVDSNEYELMPNYEDAFSGNSDNKNNIESVFEVQYKEGPEGLNGSFLYNFLPRPMTADEVGAVTGTSNPQPLNGEGNNIPTPDIIAAYEEGDLREDASIQYVTASESFWRDGVYPIIKKYVEPHSLNGNHGMNFPVYRYSEVLLFLAEALEEQGKSGPALTHLNTVRTRAGLGDPVGDLGEAIFRERRVELAFENKRWLDLVRTGRAIDVITAYGNRIKANPNDYYYPEGAEPRGNAFTNISLTFGLPASESSLNPNF; translated from the coding sequence ATGAAAAAAATATTCTTATTTCTTGCAATACTAGGGGTTCTGGGAACCGGCTGTGAAGATGAATTGACGATTTTTCCTGAAGATTCGTTAAGTGTGCCAACCTTCTACAAAACTGAGGTTGATTTTGAACAAGCCGTAAATGGGGCATATGTACCATTACGTACTATCTACAACCAATCTAAAGCTTACTTGGGTGAAATGCATTCAGATAATACCTACTATGCACGTAATACGGCATTCGGTGCTACCGAACAACAAGAAGATGTTGCCGATTTCGCTATTCCCACAGATAATGGTATTACGACCAACAATCACGTAACCAACATATACGTTGATCATTATGCGATTATCGCGCGTACAAATCAAATTCTGGCAACTATCGATGAGGCTGAATTCGATAATGCCGCAAAGAACAACATCAAGGGCCAAGCACTTTTTTTAAGGTCTTTCTCATACTTTGACCTGGTACAGTTTTTTGGTAGTGTACCCATGCACTTGGTTCCTGTGTTGTCTAGGGAAGATGCAGCGCTACCTTTGTCGAGCCCAGATGATATATATGCTCAGATAATTGGTGATTTAGAGACGGCTATATCTTTATTGCCACCCAAATCACAGCAAGATCCAGGTCGTGTAACTTCGGGTGCTGCTCGCACACTTCTTGGCAATATTTATATCGTAAGAGAACAGTGGGCAGATGCAGAGACTCAGTTTCAGGCTGTAGTTGATAGTAATGAATACGAGTTAATGCCTAATTATGAGGATGCTTTCTCTGGAAATAGCGACAACAAAAATAATATAGAGTCTGTTTTTGAAGTGCAGTACAAAGAAGGTCCAGAAGGTCTGAATGGTAGTTTTCTTTATAACTTTCTACCACGACCTATGACCGCTGATGAAGTAGGAGCTGTTACAGGTACGTCAAATCCACAGCCCTTGAACGGCGAAGGAAATAACATACCTACTCCAGATATAATTGCGGCATATGAAGAGGGAGATTTGAGAGAGGATGCTTCTATTCAATATGTAACTGCCAGCGAAAGTTTTTGGAGAGATGGCGTTTATCCGATTATCAAGAAATATGTTGAACCTCACTCCCTGAACGGTAATCACGGTATGAACTTTCCTGTGTATCGCTACTCAGAAGTATTATTGTTCTTGGCGGAAGCATTGGAAGAGCAAGGTAAATCTGGCCCGGCTTTGACCCATTTGAATACTGTCAGAACCAGAGCGGGCCTAGGTGATCCGGTTGGTGATTTAGGGGAGGCTATTTTTAGAGAGAGAAGAGTAGAACTTGCCTTTGAGAACAAACGTTGGTTAGATTTGGTAAGAACAGGCAGGGCAATAGATGTTATTACTGCCTATGGCAATAGAATAAAGGCCAATCCTAACGATTATTACTATCCTGAAGGTGCGGAGCCCCGTGGTAATGCGTTTACGAATATTAGTTTGACCTTCGGGCTTCCGGCTTCTGAATCGTCTTTAAATCCGAATTTTTAG